In one window of Eleutherodactylus coqui strain aEleCoq1 chromosome 10, aEleCoq1.hap1, whole genome shotgun sequence DNA:
- the LOC136579648 gene encoding histone H4, whose translation MSGRGKGGKGLGKGGAKRHRKVLRDNIQGITKPAIRRLARRGGVKRISGLIYEETRGVLKVFLENVIRDAVTYTEHAKRKTVTAMDVVYALKRQGRTLYGFGG comes from the coding sequence ATGTCTGGTCGCGGTAAAGGAGGGAAAGGTCTTGGGAAGGGCGGCGCCAAGCGGCACAGGAAGGtgctccgtgataacatccagggcatcaccaagcctgccatccgccgtctagctcgcaggggaggcgtcaagcgtatctccggcctcatctatgaagagactcgcggcgtcctgaaagtcttcctggagaaTGTGATTCGCGACGCCGTCACCTACACCGAGCACGCCAAGAGGAAGACCGTCACCGCTATGGACGTGGTGTACGCGCTCAAGCGCCAGGGCCGCACTCTCTACGGCTTCGGAGGTTAA
- the LOC136579651 gene encoding histone H2B 1.1-like — protein sequence MPDPSKSAPAPKKGSKKAVTKTQKKDGKKRKKTRKESYAIYVYKVMKQVHPDTGISSKAMGIMNSFVNDIFERIAGEASRLAHYNKRSTITSREIQTAVRLLLPGELAKHAVSEGTKAVTKYTSAK from the coding sequence ATGCCTGATCCCTCCAAGTCTGCTCCAGCGCCCAAGAAGGGCTCCAAGAAAGCCGTGACCAAGACTCAGAAGAAGGACGGCAAGAAGCGTAAGAAGACCAGGAAGGAGAGCTATGCCATCTACGTGTACAAGGTGATGAAGCAGGTCCACCCCGACACCGGCATCTCCTCCAAGGCCATGGGCATCATGAACTCCTTTGTCAACGACATCTTCGAGCGCATCGCAGGGGAAGCCTCCCGCCTGGCTCACTACAACAAGCGCTCCACCATCACCTCCCGGGAGATTCAGACCGCCGTTCGCCTGCTTCTGCCTGGAGAGCTGGCCAAGCACGCCGTGTCCGAGGGCACCAAGGCCGTCACCAAGTACACCAGCGCCAAGTAA
- the LOC136579652 gene encoding histone H4, which translates to MSGRGKGGKGLGKGGAKRHRKVLRDNIQGITKPAIRRLARRGGVKRISGLIYEETRGVLKVFLENVIRDAVTYTEHAKRKTVTAMDVVYALKRQGRTLYGFGG; encoded by the coding sequence ATGTCTGGTCGCGGTAAGGGAGGGAAAGGTCTTGGGAAGGGCGGTGCTAAGCGGCACAGGAAGGtgctccgtgataacatccagggcatcaccaagcctgccatccgccgTCTAGCTCGCAGGGGTGGCGTCAAGCGTATCTCCGGTCTCATCTACGAAGAGACTCGCGGTGTCCTAAAAGTCTTCCTGGAGAACGTGATCCGCGACGCCGTCACCTACACCGAGCACGCTAAGCGGAAGACCGTCACCGCTATGGACGTGGTGTACGCGCTCAAGCGCCAGGGCCGCACTCTCTACGGCTTCGGAGGTTAA
- the LOC136579649 gene encoding histone H2A type 1-like, with product MSGRGKQGGKVRAKAKTRSSRAGLQFPVGRVHRLLRKGNYAQRVGAGAPVYMAAVLEYLTAEILELAGNAARDNKKTRIIPRHLQLAVRNDEELNKLLGGVTIAQGGVLPNIQAVLLPKKTESSKTSKSK from the coding sequence ATGTCTGGACGCGGCAAACAAGGAGGTAAAGTCCGTGCTAAGGCCAAGACTCGTTCATCCCGGGCAGGACTGCAGTTCCCTGTCGGCCGTGTACACAGGCTTCTCCGCAAGGGCAACTACGCTCAGAGGGTAGGCGCCGGCGCTCCGGTCTATATGGCAGCAGTGCTAGAGTATCTGACCGCTGAGATCCTGGAATTGGCTGGCAATGCCGCCCGGGACAACAAGAAGACCCGCATCATCCcccgtcacctccagctggctgtgcGCAACGACGAGGAGCTGAACAAGCTGCTCGGTGGGGTGACCATCGCCCAGGGAGGCGTCCTGCCCAACATCCAGGCCGTGCTGCTGCCCAAGAAGACCGAGAGCAGCAAGACGAGCAAGAGCAAGTGA